In Maridesulfovibrio zosterae DSM 11974, a genomic segment contains:
- a CDS encoding chemotaxis protein, with translation MAAQTDILLEAGTNELEIVEFWLEEEPREEGEDSYRGFYGVNVAKVLEIIRIPDKITKLPKVAHPAIMGTFNLRNKVIPLVDLSHWLKKPRVEKEPPKVIVTEFNNVSSAFLVSGVTRIHRISWERVEAPSNYVSSLSEDSITGVVKFEDRISLILDLEKIVAELNPELGLKLDDSIDWANTAGYKAIIADDSTLIREMLYEMMTRAKFNVEMANTGRDCFEKLLEFKRQAEEEERPITDFINVVISDIEMPVMDGHNLTVRIKADPILKQLPVILFSSIITDKLRHKGESVGADDQISKPEVTQLAQRAIALIEK, from the coding sequence ATGGCAGCACAGACTGACATTTTACTTGAAGCGGGTACCAATGAATTGGAAATCGTTGAGTTCTGGCTTGAAGAAGAACCTCGTGAAGAAGGTGAAGACTCTTATCGAGGATTCTATGGTGTCAACGTTGCAAAAGTTCTCGAAATTATCAGAATACCAGATAAAATAACTAAGCTTCCTAAAGTTGCCCACCCTGCAATTATGGGAACATTTAATCTGCGCAACAAAGTAATTCCTCTTGTTGATTTAAGCCATTGGCTAAAAAAACCGCGTGTTGAAAAAGAGCCACCCAAAGTAATTGTTACTGAGTTCAACAATGTTTCTTCAGCATTTCTTGTTTCCGGTGTAACCAGAATTCACAGGATTAGCTGGGAAAGAGTAGAAGCTCCTTCCAACTATGTCTCGTCGCTCTCTGAAGACTCAATTACCGGTGTTGTAAAATTCGAAGACCGTATCTCACTTATACTTGACCTTGAAAAGATTGTTGCCGAGCTCAACCCTGAACTGGGCTTGAAACTCGATGATTCTATCGACTGGGCCAATACTGCCGGTTACAAAGCAATTATAGCTGATGATTCCACTTTGATCAGAGAAATGCTCTATGAAATGATGACCAGAGCAAAGTTTAATGTGGAAATGGCCAATACCGGTCGTGATTGTTTTGAAAAACTTCTTGAATTCAAACGTCAGGCTGAAGAGGAAGAACGTCCCATTACCGACTTTATCAATGTTGTTATATCAGACATTGAAATGCCTGTAATGGATGGACACAATCTTACTGTTCGTATTAAAGCCGACCCGATTCTCAAACAACTTCCTGTTATCCTCTTTTCCTCCATCATAACTGATAAGCTACGCCATAAAGGCGAG
- a CDS encoding tRNA dihydrouridine synthase — protein MKLLPISPDKPWLAPLAGYSDLPFRMLCRKRGCAVACTEMVSVKGLKYDGKGTKVLLATCAEDSPLVVQLFGGEPQDYSDTMPQLIDEGYSFFDLNSGCPVKKVLKTGGGSALHLDPDRLVETAAAMVKVAGEGRVGVKIRLGFMHSEDNYLEIARRLEDIGVAWLTLHPRYAKQMFSGDADWSKLAVLKQNVSIPVIGSGDLFTAEDGIECIRQTGIDGIMFARGALFDPAIFSHYLKIMNDPSCDDLPPFDLGKTMTEHINMTRDFDGSNRSFRKIRSILPRYAKGMDGIRSVRTRLSECQNWEELLAAAAEVSTLTKERC, from the coding sequence ATGAAATTACTTCCCATAAGTCCAGATAAACCCTGGCTGGCTCCTTTAGCCGGTTATTCAGATCTTCCTTTCCGTATGCTTTGCCGAAAACGCGGCTGTGCAGTGGCCTGTACCGAAATGGTCAGCGTTAAGGGACTTAAATACGATGGCAAAGGAACAAAGGTCCTGCTGGCCACTTGTGCCGAAGACAGCCCACTTGTTGTACAACTCTTCGGTGGAGAACCACAGGATTATTCAGACACTATGCCCCAACTGATAGATGAGGGCTACAGTTTTTTTGATTTAAATTCAGGGTGCCCTGTAAAAAAAGTACTCAAAACAGGCGGAGGCTCTGCCCTGCATCTTGATCCAGATAGATTAGTTGAGACAGCTGCGGCAATGGTAAAGGTTGCAGGCGAAGGTCGTGTAGGAGTAAAGATACGATTGGGATTTATGCATAGTGAAGATAATTACCTCGAAATAGCCAGACGTCTTGAAGATATAGGTGTTGCGTGGCTTACATTACATCCACGCTATGCAAAACAGATGTTTTCCGGCGATGCAGACTGGTCTAAACTTGCTGTTCTAAAACAGAATGTATCCATTCCTGTAATTGGTAGCGGTGATCTTTTTACTGCTGAAGACGGCATTGAATGCATACGGCAGACAGGAATCGATGGAATCATGTTTGCGCGAGGGGCACTTTTTGATCCTGCTATTTTCAGTCATTATCTGAAAATCATGAACGACCCTTCATGCGATGATCTTCCCCCTTTTGATTTAGGCAAAACCATGACTGAACATATTAATATGACCAGAGACTTCGACGGCAGTAATAGATCTTTTAGAAAAATTCGTTCAATTCTACCTCGTTACGCTAAAGGTATGGATGGCATTCGCTCAGTTCGTACACGACTTTCCGAGTGCCAGAACTGGGAGGAATTGCTTGCTGCAGCAGCTGAAGTTTCTACTTTGACCAAAGAACGTTGCTAG